The stretch of DNA CTCGCGTGGCCGTGATATAACGCCCCGAACGGACTAACGAAAGGCTGAGCTTTCCATGGCGTCTCCCGACCTCATCATGTATGACGAGGAATTCCAGCTGATCAAGGAGATCATTTCGCGTCTCCGCGTGGATGCCAACGCGAAAATCGTTTTCCTCGTCGACAAGAACGGCCAGCAGATCGCCGCCAACGGCGATCTCGAATCGGTCGACACGACCTCCCTCGCGTCGCTCACCGCCGGGAACGTGGCGGCGACCGACGGCCTCGCGCGACTCATCGGAGAGAAGGAGTTCTCGATCCTCTTCCACGAAGGGGAGAAGGACAACATCCACATCTCGATCGTCGGGCAGCGGGTCATCCTGGTCGTGATCTTCGACGATCGCTCGTCGCTCGGGCTCGTGCGCCTGCGGGTCCGGAAGGCGTCGATGGAGCTCGAAAAGGTCTTCCAGGACCTCCTCAAGAAGGTGGAGCTGGAGAAATCGAACCTCGCGAGCGGCTTCGAATCGCCGTTTGCGGAAATCACGGACGAAGACATCGACAACCTGTTTTCCG from Thermoanaerobaculia bacterium encodes:
- a CDS encoding roadblock/LC7 domain-containing protein: MASPDLIMYDEEFQLIKEIISRLRVDANAKIVFLVDKNGQQIAANGDLESVDTTSLASLTAGNVAATDGLARLIGEKEFSILFHEGEKDNIHISIVGQRVILVVIFDDRSSLGLVRLRVRKASMELEKVFQDLLKKVELEKSNLASGFESPFAEITDEDIDNLFSE